In one window of Eubalaena glacialis isolate mEubGla1 chromosome 13, mEubGla1.1.hap2.+ XY, whole genome shotgun sequence DNA:
- the LYRM1 gene encoding LYR motif-containing protein 1 encodes MTTATRQEVLGLYRRIFRLARKWQAASGQMEDTIKEKQYILNEARTLFQKNKNLTDTDLIKQCIDECTARIEIGLHYQIPYPRPIHLPPMGLTPLRGRGLRSQEKLRKFSKPVYLKSHDEVS; translated from the exons ATGACAACGGCAACACGACAAGAAGTTCTTGGCCTCTACCGCAGAATTTTCAGGCTTGCGAGGAAATGGCAGGCTGCATCAGGGCAGATGGAAGACACCATTAAAGAAAAACAGTACATATTAAATGAAGCCAGAACActgtttcagaaaaacaaaaat cTTACAGACACAGACCTGATTAAACAGTGTATAGATGAGTGCACAGCCAGGATTGAAATTGGACTGCATTACCAGATTCCTTATCCAAGGCCA attCATCTACCTCCTATGGGCCTTACCCCACTACGAGGCCGGGGACTTCGAAGCCAggagaaattgaggaaattttCCAAACCAGTATATCTCAAGTCTCATGATGAAGTTTCCTAa